The Nicotiana tabacum cultivar K326 chromosome 14, ASM71507v2, whole genome shotgun sequence genome contains a region encoding:
- the LOC107818783 gene encoding methylesterase 10 → MEKILKKHFVLVHGFCLGAWCWYKLVNLLQKADHKVSSLDLGASGVNMKQLKEIVSISDYVKPLIDFMVSLPHDEKVILVGHSYGGLCISLAMEAFPQKISAAVFITAYMPNHKDPPALLIQEFFRRTSMESLIDCHLTFDQGMENPPTSAIFGSQYMQANLYKHCQTEDLELAKMLIRPGKFFTEDMSKEGLLTQEKYGSVRRVYVLCQDDSIMEEEFQIYNIQKSPPNEVKSIAKAGHMVMISQPKKLSLCLQEIADNYH, encoded by the exons ATGGAGAAAATTTTGAAGAAGCATTTCGTTCTAGTTCATGGATTTTGCCTTGGCGCTTGGTGCTGGTACAAACTTGTCAACCTTTTGCAAAAGGCTGATCACAAAGTTTCTTCTTTAGACCTTGGTGCTTCTGGGGTTAATATGAAACAACTCAAAGAAATTGTTTCGATATCAGATTACGTTAAGCCATTGATAGATTTTATGGTCTCTTTGCCTCATGATGAAAAGGTTATTTTGGTGGGTCATAGTTATGGGGGCCTTTGCATTTCTCTTGCAATGGAAGCTTTCCCTCAGAAAATCTCAGCAGCAGTTTTCATTACTGCTTATATGCCCAATCATAAAGATCCGCCTGCACTTCTTATTCAAGAG TTCTTTAGGAGGACTTCAATGGAGTCACTCATAGATTGTCATTTGACATTCGACCAAGGAATGGAAAATCCACCAACATCAGCTATTTTTGGCTCACAATACATGCAAGCTAACCTTTACAAACATTGCCAAACAGag GACTTGGAATTGGCAAAAATGTTGATAAGACCAGGTAAGTTTTTCACAGAAGATATGTCAAAGGAAGGGCTGCTGACACAAGAGAAATATGGGTCGGTGAGAAGAGTTTACGTGTTGTGCCAAGATGATTCAATCATGGAAGAAGAATTCCAAATATATAATATTCAGAAGAGCCCTCCAAATGAAGTCAAATCCATTGCCAAAGCTGGCCATATGGTCATGATATCCCAACCTAAGAAGCTTTCTCTCTGTCTGCAGGAAATTGCTGACAATTATCATTGA